The Biomphalaria glabrata chromosome 7, xgBioGlab47.1, whole genome shotgun sequence region ATTAGAAAATTCCCGGACCGCAAACCcagggggccccaaatgattttttttatattaaatattacgcaaaatgcatggACCCTTATGATATCAAGCCCCAGGGCCCCTAATAGTCATTCTTTAGTTACACATGCAAGAAATTGTTAAGGCATTAACGATAAACTTTTGCCAACGTACCATATTACATAATTTTCGATTTACATTTAGGGAATAATTGTAGGTGCCTATGTATAATAAGCAACAATGTCATGGCTAACTTGATCAAGAACATAGTCTAGTTTTGGGTGTCAGCCATGATACATAATATGAAACAATTTTTGTTGACTAGCAGAAGCAAGACAAGGGAAATTACTAGCATCAACAAAGGAGCACAACTGTTGTGAAACAtacattaaatgaaaacaacgtTTTCTCAAATGATTTAATGTAGTAATTGTTTTATACTTTCTACTAACATCTTTAGTttgtatttagaaaaaaaaatgttacataaaATTACAGGCTACAAATGTATGATATAAAAGCTACTAGCACTGTATTCATTGGCGGATCAAAATTCTAGAATCAGTAGTGAAGCGAATCCTCGAGGCTACTGAGATTTCCGAAATGCGATTGCGCCTTGTACGTTCTAAGTCCTCTTGAGACAATTCATGAAGAAACTTAATGCCATCTTCAGCCACTTCTTCAAGGACTTTTTCctctacttttaaaaacaataacttgTCTTGAATGGGGACTGGAAGTTCAGAGTTGTGTACCCTTTGACGTCTGCCCCGGTCTGAGCCTAAAGCAGACGAGACTGTAGTGAAGCACAAAAGCTCCAACCTCATTGGTTGGCGGGAAACTTGTTTTAGATACGAAAGAGCTTTAGTTCTGCGCTGTTGTAAGAAATTCATAATCGTTTTGTTTCTGCATAAAATTTTGATGTCTGATTTAGTTAAAAAccaattctcgaaaaaatatTGGACAAAGTCCACATTATCTAAAATCAAGGAAACGGCGAGTGGTGATAAAGAAGTCCCAGGCCAGTTAAAATTTGtcttatttaaaacaatgtctGATGGACAAACGCCGGACGTCGTGAGTTTCTGAATCAGAAGGCCATTATTTCCAGCAGCGATAAGGCGATGAATGATGTCAGGTTTAACAAATTCTGCACTGGCCCCATGTTCTATCAGTAGTGTAGCTGTTTCCTGAACCTCTTTGTGGGGGAAGAAATTATCGAGCACTATTGACAGCGCCGACTTCTGTTGATTGTCGTCGTGACCTAAATCGGCTTTCGCACGGATCAGCCCTACCAGGCGCCTTCTGGAGCGACGTTCAGCGGCCAGCCATAGTGGAGACATGCCAAATTTGTTTCTGTGGTTGACATCAGCGCCAGAGGCAATCAGAAATTCGACAACACCATCAGTGTCTCTGTAATCATTGACTGCGAGAGTCAGTGGTGTGTCTCCCTCTTCATCCTTGGCATTCACATCGGCTTGATTCTCTAGAAGAAGTTTAACAATATCTACAGCTCTAACAGCCTCGTGTAGCGGGGTGCATCCATCGCCACGCTTTACATCCACAAGAGCTCCGCATTTTAACAGCATCGCCACAAAATCATGATTTTCTAAAGTCGCTGCGTAATGCAGTGGTCAAGCGAGAAATAACAGGCAGCGTATAGATGTACTCTTCCGCACtttcgcgttttttttttttgggctacAAACattgaaatgtagatctatttcttgTAGGGGTTTCTTAATTCATTACTGTAAGATTTCAGGTTTATATAAGCCAATAAAATCCAAGTAATAAAtagtaaatacttttttttttcaaaatggagGCTAAAGtctcaggagagatctgaatggagctCTCCTTGCGATGTAGCGCCACTGGCGTGGATggatggatttttttaaaaacaaagcttatattaaaacgaactaaaaaatttgaaaaaatacaCACATTTGGCCCCAAAAAAGTTTGGCatggaaaaacaaatcaaagcgttgaattttattattacttaaaCTTCTaccaagcacacacacacagacacaacgctttgattttttttagtacCAAAATGTTTGTCTAAATGTGTGGTATCAGTAGGGGCCTTTTTTCAATTGCATCAAGGACGCTACATTGACTTGCAAAATGGTCAACTtattaaaagctataattagaAGTACAAAATTGAATTATGCAAGTGTTAAAATGTGTTCAACAATAATCTTGTGAAGTTATCCTAGCAACACTTTCTTTTGAACAccggacacatacacacacacaccgggGACACACACaccggacacacacacacacaccggacacacacacaccggacacacacacaccggaAACACACACCGGACACACACACCGGACACACACACCGGACACACACACCAGACACACACATCGGACACACACGCCGGGGAGACACACACAccggacacacacacaccggaCACACACATCGGACACACACACATCGGATACACACGCCGGGGAGACACACACaccggacacacacacacacaccggacACACACACCGGACACATACAccggacacatacacacaccggacacacacacacaccggacACACACAccggacacacacacaccggaCACACACACCGGACACATACACAtcggacacacacacaccggacacatacacacacaccggacacacacacatacaccggacatacacacatacaccggacatacacacacaccggacacacacgcacaccggacacacacacgcatacaccGGACACACACACCGGACACACACACCggacacacactcacacacaccggacacacacacaccggacacacacacaccgggGACACACACCggacacacactcacacacaccgGACACACACACCggacacacactcacacacaggacacacacacaccggacacacacacaccggacacacacacatcggggacggacacacacacacacacacaccggacacacacacacgcacacacacaaagcttgctatttattgtttttttttccagcactttttttgtaaaaaaaaaaaaaagtaggtgccggtactcagtgatggattgcctaacttttaattactaataaattaacaataaacgttaaaatacaaaaatacaagaaaagaaatattttttcccataTTGAAAatggtgccggtacgccgtaccggtgcgtaccgttaTACAAAATTTataaggaacattttttttttatttctcattattttttttttttattgtttgatgACTACTTGTAAATTTGATTCTAATTtgttagttattttattttttttttcataatagcTTGATTCTGTAATGTCtttatatatatgaataaaacCACCAAATATTATATGATCAAGTGCCTTGTAAGTAATGTTCTATTTATGTATATGTAATTTaagtaataaaacaaatttcgtCACAATAACGACTTGCTCTAGTTAGTCAGCACAGATACTTTCCTTGCTCTAGaagtaatttatttatacacTTTAGCTATATATGAATTGAAGTATTGTTCTTTGATTATATTCCCCTTTTAACTATTGATTTTTTGAAGGTATGAATTTCataaagttctagatctaaatacataggatgattaaaaaaaaacactatttctaATAGATAgatttgtgcattatttaattttaaaaaaaagttgcattGAAATAAAGTCTAAGGTTTCGATTTAGCCATTTTATAACGCTTATATTTAGCCattttacaacgcttatattTCGCCACTTTGTATGTTTAGAAATTCTACCACTTCTACTAGTCTAATCATCCTCAAACTTGGACTACAAGCTCATACCCAATGACaacacatatatacatttaaaaaattaactgattagcgaatcaatttttttgtcattaattaattttgctttcttaaagaaaatgtgttttactggaaaaggggggggggaaaccctgtgtaaagaaaagaattagatttCTTATTTGTAGGGcgttttaattaatatttgcattaaaaaaaaaattcatccccccccccaccacgcTTGACCATGACGATTCACCCACCaccttgcctttttttttgcttaagaCCTGAGGTCAACGTTGTTAGGCTTTATTGTCATTAAAACCTTGTGGTCATAAAGCCTCTCGCCTCCCTCCTCAAAGCCTAGGCTTACTCCGCCTCTCCCCTTCCAGTTCAAGCACTCCACTCGTGTCCTGCTTCATTGGTCCCGGGATAGCGCGTGTAACGGTCGTGTAAAGTATCTTGCGATCTATTAGTGATATCTGGTGGGAGAGGTAtgtttaggcacccggataattaggcacccggaaatttaggcaccccataattaggcactttttgataaggcggaaaattaggcactctttaattagcgaccttaattttgaaagtagttttacaATTTTAACGTCTATTtcatccttaggctatgggctatcggtgacgttataaaaATATAGCAACTAAAAGGATTTTTACTGAATTTTTCATGATATACGgtaaaagaaaagctgacaaaacgaggaaaaaatgacaatcgtgagaatgtgtggaaaaaaatgactccggataaatagtcattataaaatataggcCTCACAGGATTCAGGGAAGGGGAGATAGAGTTGATTCTCCTTTCATTGCTTTACCTCCTTAGCCCTTCCCCCTCTACGCACTCCCACTAAAAGGAGAGGATTTGTCGCGGGTAGATGTTGAACTACAGGGCATTGTACATAACTGCTAAAATGGAAGTCTGGAGAActtttattgaatatatatgtaaatttatgtaatataatatttatat contains the following coding sequences:
- the LOC129927321 gene encoding rabankyrin-5-like, which translates into the protein MLLKCGALVDVKRGDGCTPLHEAVRAVDIVKLLLENQADVNAKDEEGDTPLTLAVNDYRDTDGVVEFLIASGADVNHRNKFGMSPLWLAAERRSRRRLVGLIRAKADLGHDDNQQKSALSIVLDNFFPHKEVQETATLLIEHGASAEFVKPDIIHRLIAAGNNGLLIQKLTTSGVCPSDIVLNKTNFNWPGTSLSPLAVSLILDNVDFVQYFFENWFLTKSDIKILCRNKTIMNFLQQRRTKALSYLKQVSRQPMRLELLCFTTVSSALGSDRGRRQRVHNSELPVPIQDKLLFLKVEEKVLEEVAEDGIKFLHELSQEDLERTRRNRISEISVASRIRFTTDSRILIRQ